The Oncorhynchus keta strain PuntledgeMale-10-30-2019 chromosome 17, Oket_V2, whole genome shotgun sequence genome has a window encoding:
- the LOC127908236 gene encoding uncharacterized protein DDB_G0290685-like isoform X2, whose amino-acid sequence MCDQDEKKIPYEGGMCDQDEKKIPYESGMCDQDEKKIPYEGGMCDQDEKKIPYEGGMCDQDEKKIPYESGMCDQDEKNIPYEGGMCDQDEKKIPYEGGMCDQDEKKIPYESGMCDQDEKKIPYEGGMCDQDEKKIPYEGGMCDQDEKKIPYEGGMCDQDEKKIPYEGGMCDQDEKKIPYEGGMCDQDEKKIPYEGGMCDQDEKKIPYEGGMCDQDEKKIPYEGGMCDQDEKKIPYEGGMCDQDEKNIPYEGGMCDQDEKKIPYEGGMCDQDEKKIPYEGGMCDQDEKKIPYEGGMCDQDEKKIPYEGGMCDQDEKKIPYEGGMCDQDEKKIPYEGGMCDQDEKKIPYEGGMCDQDEKKIPYEGGMCDQDEKKIPYEGGMCDQDEKKIPYEGGMCDQDEKKIPYEGGMCDQDEKNIPYEGGMCDQDEKKIPYEGGMCDQDEKKIPYEGGMCDQDEKKIPYEGGMCDQDEKKIPYEGGMCDQDEKKIPYEGGMCDQDEKKIPYEGGMCDQDEKKIPYEGGMCDQDEKKIPYEGGMCDQDEKKIPYEGGMCDQDEKKIPYEGGMCDQDEKKIPYEGGMCDQDEKKIPYEGGMCDQDEKKIPYEGGMCDQDEKKIPYEGGMCDQDEKKIPYEGGMCDQDEKKIPYEGGMCDQDEKKIPYEGGMCDQDEKNIPYEGGMCDQDEKNIPYEGGMCDQDEKNIPYEGGMCDQDEKNIPYEGGMCDQDEKNIPYEGGMCDQDEKNIPYEGGMCDQDEKNIPYEGGMCDQDEKKIPYEGGMCDQDEKNIPYEGGMCDQDEKKIPYEGGMCDQDKKKIPYEVVVLF is encoded by the exons ATGTGTGACCAGGATGAGAAGAAAATCCCATATGAAGGTGGAATGTGTGACCAGGATGAGAAGAAAATCCCATATGAAAGTGGAATGTGTGACCAGGATGAGAAGAAAATCCCATATGAAGGTGGAATGTGTGACCAGGATGAGAAGAAAATCCCATATGAAGGTGGAATGTGTGACCAGGATGAGAAGAAAATCCCATATGAAAGTGGAATGTGTGACCAGGATGAGAAGAATATCCCATATGAAGGTGGAATGTGTGACCAGGATGAGAAGAAAATCCCATATGAAGGTGGAATGTGTGACCAGGATGAGAAGAAAATCCCATATGAAAGTGGAATGTGTGACCAGGATGAGAAGAAAATCCCATATGAAGGTGGAATGTGTGACCAGGATGAGAAGAAAATCCCATATGAAGGTGGAATGTGTGACCAGGATGAGAAGAAAATCCCATATGAAGGTGGAATGTGTGACCAGGATGAGAAGAAAATCCCATATGAAGGTGGAATGTGTGACCAGGATGAGAAGAAAATCCCATATGAAGGTGGAATGTGTGACCAGGATGAGAAGAAAATCCCATATGAAGGTGGAATGTGTGACCAGGATGAGAAGAAAATCCCATATGAAGGTGGAATGTGTGACCAGGATGAGAAGAAAATCCCATATGAAGGTGGAATGTGTGACCAGGATGAGAAGAAAATCCCATATGAAGGTGGAATGTGTGACCAGGATGAGAAGAATATCCCATATGAAGGTGGAATGTGTGACCAGGATGAGAAGAAAATCCCATATGAAGGTGGAATGTGTGACCAGGATGAGAAGAAAATCCCATATGAAGGTGGAATGTGTGACCAGGATGAGAAGAAAATCCCATATGAAGGTGGAATGTGTGACCAGGATGAGAAGAAAATCCCATATGAAGGTGGAATGTGTGACCAGGATGAGAAGAAAATCCCATATGAAGGTGGAATGTGTGACCAGGATGAGAAGAAAATCCCATATGAAGGTGGAATGTGTGACCAGGATGAGAAGAAAATCCCATATGAAGGTGGAATGTGTGACCAGGATGAGAAGAAAATCCCATATGAAGGTGGAATGTGTGACCAGGATGAGAAGAAAATCCCATATGAAGGTGGAATGTGTGACCAGGATGAGAAGAAAATCCCATATGAAGGTGGAATGTGTGACCAGGATGAGAAGAAAATCCCATATGAAGGTGGAATGTGTGACCAGGATGAGAAGAATATCCCATATGAAGGTGGAATGTGTGACCAGGATGAGAAGAAAATCCCATATGAAGGTGGAATGTGTGACCAGGATGAGAAGAAAATCCCATATGAAGGTGGAATGTGTGACCAGGATGAGAAGAAAATCCCATATGAAGGTGGAATGTGTGACCAGGATGAGAAGAAAATCCCATATGAAGGTGGAATGTGTGACCAGGATGAGAAGAAAATCCCATATGAAGGTGGAATGTGTGACCAGGATGAGAAGAAAATCCCATATGAAGGTGGAATGTGTGACCAGGATGAGAAGAAAATCCCATATGAAGGTGGAATGTGTGACCAGGATGAGAAGAAAATCCCATATGAAGGTGGAATGTGTGACCAGGATGAGAAGAAAATCCCATATGAAGGTGGAATGTGTGACCAGGATGAGAAGAAAATCCCATATGAAGGTGGAATGTGTGACCAGGATGAGAAGAAAATCCCATATGAAGGTGGAATGTGTGACCAGGATGAGAAGAAAATCCCATATGAAGGTGGAATGTGTGACCAGGATGAGAAGAAAATCCCATATGAAGGTGGAATGTGTGACCAGGATGAGAAGAAAATCCCATATGAAGGTGGAATGTGTGACCAGGATGAGAAGAAAATCCCATATGAAGGTGGAATGTGTGACCAGGATGAGAAGAAAATCCCATATGAAGGTGGAATGTGTGACCAGGATGAGAAGAAAATCCCATATGAAGGTGGAATGTGTGACCAGGATGAGAAGAATATCCCATATGAAG GTGGAATGTGTGACCAGGATGAGAAGAATATCCCATATGAAGGTGGAATGTGTGACCAGGATGAGAAGAATATCCCATATGAAGGTGGAATGTGTGACCAGGATGAGAAGAATATCCCATATGAAGGTGGAATGTGTGACCAGGATGAGAAGAATATCCCATATGAAGGTGGAATGTGTGACCAGGATGAGAAGAATATCCCATATGAAGGTGGAATGTGTGACCAGGATGAGAAGAATATCCCATATGAAGGTGGAATGTGTGACCAGGATGAGAAGAAAATCCCATATGAAGGTGGAATGTGTGACCAGGATGAGAAGAATATCCCATATGAAGGTGGAATGTGTGACCAGGATGAGAAGAAAATCCCATATGAAGGTGGAATGTGTGACCAGGATAAGAAGAAAATCCCATATGAAGTTGTTGTGCTCTTTTAA
- the LOC127908236 gene encoding uncharacterized protein LOC127908236 isoform X3, whose product MCDQDEKKIPYEGGMCDQDEKKIPYESGMCDQDEKKIPYEGGMCDQDEKKIPYEGGMCDQDEKKIPYESGMCDQDEKNIPYEGGMCDQDEKKIPYEGGMCDQDEKKIPYESGMCDQDEKKIPYEGGMCDQDEKKIPYEGGMCDQDEKKIPYEGGMCDQDEKKIPYEGGMCDQDEKKIPYEGGMCDQDEKKIPYEGGMCDQDEKKIPYEGGMCDQDEKKIPYEGGMCDQDEKKIPYEGGMCDQDEKNIPYEGGMCDQDEKKIPYEGGMCDQDEKKIPYEGGMCDQDEKKIPYEGGMCDQDEKKIPYEGGMCDQDEKKIPYEGGMCDQDEKKIPYEGGMCDQDEKKIPYEGGMCDQDEKKIPYEGGMCDQDEKKIPYEGGMCDQDEKKIPYEGGMCDQDEKKIPYEGGMCDQDEKNIPYEGGMCDQDEKKIPYEGGMCDQDEKKIPYEGGMCDQDEKKIPYEGGMCDQDEKKIPYEGGMCDQDEKKIPYEGGMCDQDEKKIPYEGGMCDQDEKKIPYEGGMCDQDEKKIPYEGGMCDQDEKKIPYEGGMCDQDEKKIPYEGGMCDQDEKKIPYEGGMCDQDEKKIPYEGGMCDQDEKKIPYEGGMCDQDEKKIPYEGGMCDQDEKKIPYEGGMCDQDEKKIPYEGGMCDQDEKKIPYEGGMCDQDEKNIPYEGGMCDQDEKKIPYEGGMCDQDEKKIPYEGGMCDQDEKKIPYEGGMCDQDEKNIPYEGGMCDQDEKKIPYEGGMCDQDEKNIPYEGGMCDQDEKKIPYEGGMCDQDKKKIPYEVVVLF is encoded by the exons ATGTGTGACCAGGATGAGAAGAAAATCCCATATGAAGGTGGAATGTGTGACCAGGATGAGAAGAAAATCCCATATGAAAGTGGAATGTGTGACCAGGATGAGAAGAAAATCCCATATGAAGGTGGAATGTGTGACCAGGATGAGAAGAAAATCCCATATGAAGGTGGAATGTGTGACCAGGATGAGAAGAAAATCCCATATGAAAGTGGAATGTGTGACCAGGATGAGAAGAATATCCCATATGAAGGTGGAATGTGTGACCAGGATGAGAAGAAAATCCCATATGAAGGTGGAATGTGTGACCAGGATGAGAAGAAAATCCCATATGAAAGTGGAATGTGTGACCAGGATGAGAAGAAAATCCCATATGAAGGTGGAATGTGTGACCAGGATGAGAAGAAAATCCCATATGAAGGTGGAATGTGTGACCAGGATGAGAAGAAAATCCCATATGAAGGTGGAATGTGTGACCAGGATGAGAAGAAAATCCCATATGAAGGTGGAATGTGTGACCAGGATGAGAAGAAAATCCCATATGAAGGTGGAATGTGTGACCAGGATGAGAAGAAAATCCCATATGAAGGTGGAATGTGTGACCAGGATGAGAAGAAAATCCCATATGAAGGTGGAATGTGTGACCAGGATGAGAAGAAAATCCCATATGAAGGTGGAATGTGTGACCAGGATGAGAAGAAAATCCCATATGAAGGTGGAATGTGTGACCAGGATGAGAAGAATATCCCATATGAAGGTGGAATGTGTGACCAGGATGAGAAGAAAATCCCATATGAAGGTGGAATGTGTGACCAGGATGAGAAGAAAATCCCATATGAAGGTGGAATGTGTGACCAGGATGAGAAGAAAATCCCATATGAAGGTGGAATGTGTGACCAGGATGAGAAGAAAATCCCATATGAAGGTGGAATGTGTGACCAGGATGAGAAGAAAATCCCATATGAAGGTGGAATGTGTGACCAGGATGAGAAGAAAATCCCATATGAAGGTGGAATGTGTGACCAGGATGAGAAGAAAATCCCATATGAAGGTGGAATGTGTGACCAGGATGAGAAGAAAATCCCATATGAAGGTGGAATGTGTGACCAGGATGAGAAGAAAATCCCATATGAAGGTGGAATGTGTGACCAGGATGAGAAGAAAATCCCATATGAAGGTGGAATGTGTGACCAGGATGAGAAGAAAATCCCATATGAAGGTGGAATGTGTGACCAGGATGAGAAGAATATCCCATATGAAGGTGGAATGTGTGACCAGGATGAGAAGAAAATCCCATATGAAGGTGGAATGTGTGACCAGGATGAGAAGAAAATCCCATATGAAGGTGGAATGTGTGACCAGGATGAGAAGAAAATCCCATATGAAGGTGGAATGTGTGACCAGGATGAGAAGAAAATCCCATATGAAGGTGGAATGTGTGACCAGGATGAGAAGAAAATCCCATATGAAGGTGGAATGTGTGACCAGGATGAGAAGAAAATCCCATATGAAGGTGGAATGTGTGACCAGGATGAGAAGAAAATCCCATATGAAGGTGGAATGTGTGACCAGGATGAGAAGAAAATCCCATATGAAGGTGGAATGTGTGACCAGGATGAGAAGAAAATCCCATATGAAGGTGGAATGTGTGACCAGGATGAGAAGAAAATCCCATATGAAGGTGGAATGTGTGACCAGGATGAGAAGAAAATCCCATATGAAGGTGGAATGTGTGACCAGGATGAGAAGAAAATCCCATATGAAGGTGGAATGTGTGACCAGGATGAGAAGAAAATCCCATATGAAGGTGGAATGTGTGACCAGGATGAGAAGAAAATCCCATATGAAGGTGGAATGTGTGACCAGGATGAGAAGAAAATCCCATATGAAGGTGGAATGTGTGACCAGGATGAGAAGAAAATCCCATATGAAGGTGGAATGTGTGACCAGGATGAGAAGAAAATCCCATATGAAGGTGGAATGTGTGACCAGGATGAGAAGAATATCCCATATGAAGGTGGAATGTGTGACCAGGATGAGAAGAAAATCCCATATGAAGGTGGAATGTGTGACCAGGATGAGAAGAAAATCCCATATGAAGGTGGAATGTGTGACCAGGATGAGAAGAAAATCCCATATGAAGGTGGAATGTGTGACCAGGATGAGAAGAATATCCCATATGAAG GTGGAATGTGTGACCAGGATGAGAAGAAAATCCCATATGAAGGTGGAATGTGTGACCAGGATGAGAAGAATATCCCATATGAAGGTGGAATGTGTGACCAGGATGAGAAGAAAATCCCATATGAAGGTGGAATGTGTGACCAGGATAAGAAGAAAATCCCATATGAAGTTGTTGTGCTCTTTTAA
- the LOC127908236 gene encoding uncharacterized protein DDB_G0290685-like isoform X1, whose protein sequence is MCDQDEKKIPYEGGMCDQDEKKIPYESGMCDQDEKKIPYEGGMCDQDEKKIPYEGGMCDQDEKKIPYESGMCDQDEKNIPYEGGMCDQDEKKIPYEGGMCDQDEKKIPYESGMCDQDEKKIPYEGGMCDQDEKKIPYEGGMCDQDEKKIPYEGGMCDQDEKKIPYEGGMCDQDEKKIPYEGGMCDQDEKKIPYEGGMCDQDEKKIPYEGGMCDQDEKKIPYEGGMCDQDEKKIPYEGGMCDQDEKNIPYEGGMCDQDEKKIPYEGGMCDQDEKKIPYEGGMCDQDEKKIPYEGGMCDQDEKKIPYEGGMCDQDEKKIPYEGGMCDQDEKKIPYEGGMCDQDEKKIPYEGGMCDQDEKKIPYEGGMCDQDEKKIPYEGGMCDQDEKKIPYEGGMCDQDEKKIPYEGGMCDQDEKNIPYEGGMCDQDEKKIPYEGGMCDQDEKKIPYEGGMCDQDEKKIPYEGGMCDQDEKKIPYEGGMCDQDEKKIPYEGGMCDQDEKKIPYEGGMCDQDEKKIPYEGGMCDQDEKKIPYEGGMCDQDEKKIPYEGGMCDQDEKKIPYEGGMCDQDEKKIPYEGGMCDQDEKKIPYEGGMCDQDEKKIPYEGGMCDQDEKKIPYEGGMCDQDEKKIPYEGGMCDQDEKKIPYEGGMCDQDEKKIPYEGGMCDQDEKNIPYEGGMCDQDEKKIPYEGGMCDQDEKKIPYEGGMCDQDEKKIPYEGGMCDQDEKNIPYEGGMCDQDEKNIPYEGGMCDQDEKNIPYEGGMCDQDEKNIPYEGGMCDQDEKNIPYEGGMCDQDEKNIPYEGGMCDQDEKNIPYEGGMCDQDEKKIPYEGGMCDQDKKKIPYEVVVLF, encoded by the exons ATGTGTGACCAGGATGAGAAGAAAATCCCATATGAAGGTGGAATGTGTGACCAGGATGAGAAGAAAATCCCATATGAAAGTGGAATGTGTGACCAGGATGAGAAGAAAATCCCATATGAAGGTGGAATGTGTGACCAGGATGAGAAGAAAATCCCATATGAAGGTGGAATGTGTGACCAGGATGAGAAGAAAATCCCATATGAAAGTGGAATGTGTGACCAGGATGAGAAGAATATCCCATATGAAGGTGGAATGTGTGACCAGGATGAGAAGAAAATCCCATATGAAGGTGGAATGTGTGACCAGGATGAGAAGAAAATCCCATATGAAAGTGGAATGTGTGACCAGGATGAGAAGAAAATCCCATATGAAGGTGGAATGTGTGACCAGGATGAGAAGAAAATCCCATATGAAGGTGGAATGTGTGACCAGGATGAGAAGAAAATCCCATATGAAGGTGGAATGTGTGACCAGGATGAGAAGAAAATCCCATATGAAGGTGGAATGTGTGACCAGGATGAGAAGAAAATCCCATATGAAGGTGGAATGTGTGACCAGGATGAGAAGAAAATCCCATATGAAGGTGGAATGTGTGACCAGGATGAGAAGAAAATCCCATATGAAGGTGGAATGTGTGACCAGGATGAGAAGAAAATCCCATATGAAGGTGGAATGTGTGACCAGGATGAGAAGAAAATCCCATATGAAGGTGGAATGTGTGACCAGGATGAGAAGAATATCCCATATGAAGGTGGAATGTGTGACCAGGATGAGAAGAAAATCCCATATGAAGGTGGAATGTGTGACCAGGATGAGAAGAAAATCCCATATGAAGGTGGAATGTGTGACCAGGATGAGAAGAAAATCCCATATGAAGGTGGAATGTGTGACCAGGATGAGAAGAAAATCCCATATGAAGGTGGAATGTGTGACCAGGATGAGAAGAAAATCCCATATGAAGGTGGAATGTGTGACCAGGATGAGAAGAAAATCCCATATGAAGGTGGAATGTGTGACCAGGATGAGAAGAAAATCCCATATGAAGGTGGAATGTGTGACCAGGATGAGAAGAAAATCCCATATGAAGGTGGAATGTGTGACCAGGATGAGAAGAAAATCCCATATGAAGGTGGAATGTGTGACCAGGATGAGAAGAAAATCCCATATGAAGGTGGAATGTGTGACCAGGATGAGAAGAAAATCCCATATGAAGGTGGAATGTGTGACCAGGATGAGAAGAATATCCCATATGAAGGTGGAATGTGTGACCAGGATGAGAAGAAAATCCCATATGAAGGTGGAATGTGTGACCAGGATGAGAAGAAAATCCCATATGAAGGTGGAATGTGTGACCAGGATGAGAAGAAAATCCCATATGAAGGTGGAATGTGTGACCAGGATGAGAAGAAAATCCCATATGAAGGTGGAATGTGTGACCAGGATGAGAAGAAAATCCCATATGAAGGTGGAATGTGTGACCAGGATGAGAAGAAAATCCCATATGAAGGTGGAATGTGTGACCAGGATGAGAAGAAAATCCCATATGAAGGTGGAATGTGTGACCAGGATGAGAAGAAAATCCCATATGAAGGTGGAATGTGTGACCAGGATGAGAAGAAAATCCCATATGAAGGTGGAATGTGTGACCAGGATGAGAAGAAAATCCCATATGAAGGTGGAATGTGTGACCAGGATGAGAAGAAAATCCCATATGAAGGTGGAATGTGTGACCAGGATGAGAAGAAAATCCCATATGAAGGTGGAATGTGTGACCAGGATGAGAAGAAAATCCCATATGAAGGTGGAATGTGTGACCAGGATGAGAAGAAAATCCCATATGAAGGTGGAATGTGTGACCAGGATGAGAAGAAAATCCCATATGAAGGTGGAATGTGTGACCAGGATGAGAAGAAAATCCCATATGAAGGTGGAATGTGTGACCAGGATGAGAAGAAAATCCCATATGAAGGTGGAATGTGTGACCAGGATGAGAAGAATATCCCATATGAAGGTGGAATGTGTGACCAGGATGAGAAGAAAATCCCATATGAAGGTGGAATGTGTGACCAGGATGAGAAGAAAATCCCATATGAAGGTGGAATGTGTGACCAGGATGAGAAGAAAATCCCATATGAAGGTGGAATGTGTGACCAGGATGAGAAGAATATCCCATATGAAGGTGGAATGTGTGACCAGGATGAGAAGAATATCCCATATGAAGGTGGAATGTGTGACCAGGATGAGAAGAATATCCCATATGAAGGTGGAATGTGTGACCAGGATGAGAAGAATATCCCATATGAAGGTGGAATGTGTGACCAGGATGAGAAGAATATCCCATATGAAGGTGGAATGTGTGACCAGGATGAGAAGAATATCCCATATGAAG GTGGAATGTGTGACCAGGATGAGAAGAATATCCCATATGAAGGTGGAATGTGTGACCAGGATGAGAAGAAAATCCCATATGAAGGTGGAATGTGTGACCAGGATAAGAAGAAAATCCCATATGAAGTTGTTGTGCTCTTTTAA